One Deltaproteobacteria bacterium genomic window carries:
- a CDS encoding PaaI family thioesterase encodes MSKKFPLQSKGFHPFGELIGLNFIKFEAGYSQCALEVNEKLLNPHHVAHGGVIYSMVDTGMGGALYQVLKKDELCTTIEIKIAYFASVASGTLTCDTRIVHKGKRIATLESEVKKGKTLVAKAMGTFLIYSTKKS; translated from the coding sequence TTGTCTAAAAAATTCCCCTTACAATCAAAAGGATTTCACCCGTTTGGTGAATTAATCGGCCTTAATTTTATAAAATTCGAGGCCGGATATAGTCAGTGCGCTTTAGAGGTAAACGAAAAGCTGCTTAATCCACATCACGTGGCGCATGGTGGTGTTATCTATTCGATGGTTGATACAGGCATGGGCGGGGCGCTTTACCAGGTCTTGAAAAAGGATGAACTCTGCACCACCATTGAAATCAAGATAGCATACTTCGCGTCCGTAGCCTCGGGAACGCTCACCTGTGATACACGAATAGTTCATAAAGGCAAGAGAATCGCTACCCTGGAATCGGAAGTAAAAAAAGGAAAAACACTTGTCGCCAAGGCGATGGGAACATTTCTTATATATTCAACGAAGAAAAGTTAA
- a CDS encoding malonyl-CoA decarboxylase family protein, which produces MAQKNQAHHRGGNSKPAIAESEKQQVESLIQAVRETLDASAVEPVRLQKIRDGYLHLTAQDKGDFFSRLLNTVEVQPDDINPLLEQLSSAINDPSRWQQALIDLRSGIESPRLRLFRHFISLPGGLKFLLDLRADILSALRRGMPELSPLDRDLVYLFEAWFQGGFLFLEEISLDSSFRQIEIIKNGDMVHPMTSLEEMGQRLGRDRRCFALYHQAMPEEPVVFIEVALTKGIVKSIQEIIGPRIESKKEQAQKDTAVFYSINNTQNGLAGLGLGQFLIFQVVDYLKKDAPEIKTFCTLSPMTGFWPRYLRPMLEGASEGLNMKIDDMMKVFDKQVRALLKQECISQGGSEESDFAKTLLQVFSNPKWMENKTLLRTLSKPLERLGYAYLTEESDRAGRYLDPVANFHLGNGATLSPRNVNFGATWTPQGLEGSLSLMVNYMYSQNWWRQIRDSMAKLGGRLPGLSRPWGR; this is translated from the coding sequence ATGGCACAAAAAAACCAGGCTCATCATAGAGGCGGCAACTCGAAACCAGCCATAGCAGAGTCGGAGAAACAGCAAGTGGAGTCCTTGATTCAAGCAGTAAGGGAGACCCTGGACGCCTCGGCTGTAGAACCTGTGAGACTCCAAAAGATTAGGGATGGTTATCTGCACTTGACCGCTCAGGATAAGGGTGATTTTTTTTCACGACTCCTGAACACTGTTGAGGTTCAGCCTGATGATATCAACCCTCTTCTGGAACAGCTTTCCTCAGCTATCAATGACCCGTCTCGCTGGCAACAGGCTCTGATTGATCTGCGATCGGGAATAGAAAGCCCGCGACTGCGCTTGTTTCGCCACTTCATCAGCCTGCCAGGCGGACTGAAGTTCCTGCTGGACCTTCGGGCTGATATCCTGTCCGCCCTTCGTCGCGGCATGCCAGAACTGAGCCCTTTAGATCGTGATCTGGTCTATCTCTTTGAAGCATGGTTTCAGGGGGGGTTCCTCTTTCTGGAGGAGATTTCACTTGATTCTTCCTTCCGGCAGATCGAAATCATTAAGAATGGGGATATGGTTCATCCCATGACCAGCCTCGAAGAGATGGGGCAGCGCCTGGGCCGAGACCGCCGCTGCTTTGCCTTATACCACCAGGCCATGCCCGAGGAACCAGTGGTCTTCATTGAGGTCGCCTTGACAAAGGGGATCGTCAAATCCATTCAAGAAATCATTGGTCCGCGGATTGAGTCGAAAAAGGAGCAGGCGCAGAAGGACACAGCCGTCTTTTACTCCATCAATAATACTCAGAATGGTCTCGCCGGCCTGGGACTGGGCCAGTTCCTGATTTTTCAGGTGGTGGACTATTTGAAAAAGGACGCCCCGGAGATCAAAACCTTCTGTACGCTCAGCCCCATGACCGGCTTCTGGCCGCGATATCTCAGACCTATGCTGGAAGGCGCATCCGAAGGCCTCAACATGAAGATAGATGACATGATGAAGGTCTTTGACAAGCAGGTCCGAGCCCTCTTGAAGCAGGAATGTATTAGCCAAGGAGGCAGCGAAGAAAGCGATTTCGCCAAAACACTACTTCAGGTTTTTTCCAATCCTAAGTGGATGGAAAATAAAACATTGTTGAGAACCCTAAGTAAACCGCTCGAACGTCTAGGATACGCCTATCTGACCGAAGAAAGTGATCGAGCCGGAAGGTACCTGGACCCGGTCGCCAATTTCCACCTAGGTAACGGGGCTACCCTATCGCCGCGAAACGTGAACTTCGGGGCTACCTGGACCCCCCAGGGTCTGGAGGGATCTCTGAGCCTCATGGTGAATTATATGTACTCTCAGAACTGGTGGCGGCAGATAAGGGACTCCATGGCTAAGCTAGGCGGACGCCTGCCTGGATTGTCCCGACCCTGGGGCAGATAA
- a CDS encoding DUF362 domain-containing protein, whose translation MNRRDFLRYHLQGAFALAAGSTGLLLPKESMAVGEPDIVVVEGAPGAATRAALNLLGGMGQFVKPGDRVLIKPNMSFSHPPESATNTHPEVVRELAVMCKEAGAAKVLILDNPLASAKRCLERSGIYDTCNPIDDCTVAMITSSKHFKRVDIPKATDMTSNEVMKEVLKSDVLIAAPVAKSHAAAGVSLSMKGMMGLIRKRRAMHWRYDLDTSIVDLCTLLKADLAVIDASRVLSTNGPGGPGKVLHEKKIIVSKDMVAADACAVSMFEWYGRRFKPRQVGHILEAHKRGLGRMDVENLTIKTMTL comes from the coding sequence ATGAATCGTCGAGATTTCTTGAGATACCATCTTCAAGGCGCTTTCGCGCTGGCGGCAGGTTCGACCGGATTGCTGTTGCCAAAAGAAAGTATGGCGGTTGGCGAACCGGATATTGTTGTTGTCGAGGGCGCGCCAGGGGCGGCGACACGGGCCGCGCTGAACCTTTTAGGCGGCATGGGTCAATTCGTAAAACCTGGGGATAGGGTGTTGATTAAGCCGAACATGAGTTTCTCTCACCCACCGGAGTCAGCTACGAACACGCATCCTGAAGTCGTTCGGGAGCTTGCGGTCATGTGCAAAGAGGCGGGGGCGGCCAAGGTGTTGATCCTGGACAATCCTCTTGCCTCGGCCAAGCGCTGCCTGGAGCGCTCCGGGATTTATGATACCTGTAACCCCATTGATGACTGCACGGTGGCGATGATCACCAGCAGCAAACATTTTAAGAGGGTTGACATCCCCAAAGCCACGGATATGACCAGTAACGAGGTCATGAAGGAGGTGCTTAAAAGCGATGTGCTCATCGCCGCACCTGTGGCCAAGTCTCACGCGGCCGCTGGTGTGAGTCTTTCCATGAAAGGTATGATGGGGCTTATTAGAAAGCGCCGAGCCATGCACTGGCGGTATGATCTGGATACGAGCATTGTGGACCTATGTACATTGCTCAAAGCTGATCTGGCGGTAATTGACGCCAGCCGGGTGCTGTCCACGAACGGGCCTGGTGGGCCGGGTAAGGTCCTTCATGAAAAGAAGATCATTGTCTCCAAGGATATGGTCGCCGCGGATGCGTGTGCGGTTTCCATGTTCGAGTGGTATGGCAGACGATTCAAGCCCCGACAGGTGGGTCACATCCTGGAGGCTCATAAACGCGGATTAGGGCGCATGGACGTGGAAAACCTGACCATAAAGACTATGACGCTCTGA
- a CDS encoding AAA family ATPase, with amino-acid sequence MHLKKVTFSPEKYPTREQYPFNLEIFHRTRSILFHAPVTFLIGENGTGKSTLLEALALKCGIHIWRGIERTRFQFNPHEGEFYRFIAVEWIDGLVPGSFFSSGIFRNFAQILDEWATTDPGVLKYFGGKSLITQSHGQSLLSFFRARYKIKGLYFLDEPETALSPKSQLELLKLLQDMSQAGHAQFIVATHSPILLAVPQASIYSFDTIPIKEIDYEETEYYRVYKDFMADRSKYLE; translated from the coding sequence ATGCATCTTAAGAAGGTTACATTCTCCCCTGAAAAATACCCTACCAGGGAGCAATATCCTTTTAATCTGGAGATCTTTCATCGAACCAGAAGTATTTTGTTTCATGCGCCCGTAACCTTCCTTATTGGAGAAAATGGCACCGGAAAATCAACCTTGCTGGAGGCCCTGGCTCTCAAATGCGGCATCCACATCTGGCGCGGCATTGAAAGAACCCGCTTTCAATTTAACCCTCACGAAGGGGAGTTCTACAGGTTCATCGCCGTGGAATGGATTGACGGGTTGGTGCCCGGATCATTTTTTTCCTCCGGGATATTTAGAAATTTTGCTCAAATCCTGGATGAATGGGCCACAACGGACCCTGGGGTGCTCAAATATTTCGGAGGCAAATCGCTGATAACCCAATCCCATGGCCAATCCCTACTATCTTTTTTCAGGGCTCGCTATAAAATCAAAGGGCTTTATTTTTTAGATGAACCTGAAACGGCTCTTTCTCCAAAAAGTCAACTGGAGTTGCTTAAATTATTGCAAGATATGAGCCAGGCCGGGCACGCGCAATTCATTGTCGCCACGCATTCTCCGATTCTCCTGGCAGTTCCGCAGGCATCTATTTACAGCTTTGACACTATCCCTATCAAAGAGATAGATTATGAGGAGACGGAATACTACCGGGTATATAAAGATTTTATGGCGGATCGGAGCAAGTACCTGGAGTAA
- a CDS encoding saccharopine dehydrogenase NADP-binding domain-containing protein, whose product MSKKKMRVVALGGCGGMGQFAVRTARPFDFVDEIVIADINGERARDFAEQCGSKASSVEVNVEDKEALRRLVSGADVLLNMVGPYYQFGVPILRTAIEAGCHYIDINDDWEPTLDMLKLDEEARQAGITAIIGMGASPGVSNLLAVKAMSLLDTIEDLVTGWGAGLTGDEDVEKPGEGGTFGAAIEHWVQQFTGKIRLLRNGELVDVSPLEKIKLNYPGIGQVTTYTVGHPEPITLPRFKPEIQNSCNVMDFPPQIITVLRWLSEEVDSGRKTIREASDWLESMTDDWSMRMYFSKLGLRILLTSLRNVLSPKKNLSTLFALATGTRDGKQTTVGVTLSSWPTGGMEKMTMGAITGVPVALALAMFARGQIDRPGVSAPENVIDPDAFFDELALCCTPTYANARELLVISIL is encoded by the coding sequence ATGTCTAAGAAGAAGATGCGAGTTGTTGCCTTAGGCGGCTGCGGGGGAATGGGGCAGTTTGCAGTTCGGACTGCCCGGCCCTTCGACTTTGTGGATGAGATCGTTATTGCTGATATAAATGGTGAACGTGCGCGGGATTTCGCAGAGCAATGCGGTTCCAAGGCGAGTTCAGTTGAAGTCAATGTAGAGGATAAAGAAGCCTTGAGGCGTCTCGTTTCGGGAGCCGATGTCCTCCTGAACATGGTTGGGCCTTACTACCAATTTGGTGTACCAATCCTGCGCACTGCGATCGAGGCCGGATGTCACTACATTGATATCAATGATGACTGGGAGCCGACCCTTGACATGTTGAAACTCGATGAAGAGGCCCGCCAGGCAGGGATCACCGCCATCATCGGTATGGGCGCCAGCCCGGGCGTCTCGAACCTGCTCGCGGTCAAGGCCATGAGTCTTCTCGACACGATTGAGGACCTTGTTACAGGATGGGGGGCTGGACTCACCGGTGATGAGGATGTGGAAAAGCCGGGCGAAGGGGGTACTTTCGGCGCTGCAATTGAACACTGGGTGCAGCAATTCACAGGAAAAATCCGCCTCCTGCGCAATGGGGAGCTGGTAGATGTTTCCCCTCTTGAAAAAATAAAGCTCAACTATCCTGGCATTGGTCAGGTCACGACTTATACGGTCGGGCATCCGGAACCGATAACACTGCCGCGGTTTAAGCCGGAAATTCAAAACAGTTGTAATGTCATGGACTTCCCACCACAGATCATCACGGTTTTACGCTGGCTTTCCGAAGAGGTGGATTCCGGGCGAAAAACCATCCGTGAGGCCTCGGACTGGTTAGAGAGTATGACTGACGATTGGTCTATGAGGATGTATTTTTCAAAGCTGGGGCTTCGGATTCTTTTAACCAGTCTTCGTAATGTCCTGAGTCCTAAAAAAAACCTCAGCACACTGTTCGCTCTTGCGACCGGAACCCGCGATGGCAAACAAACTACAGTCGGGGTGACCCTCTCCAGTTGGCCAACCGGTGGCATGGAAAAGATGACCATGGGAGCCATAACCGGCGTGCCCGTTGCGCTTGCCTTGGCGATGTTCGCGCGGGGGCAGATTGACCGGCCGGGTGTATCGGCCCCGGAGAATGTCATTGACCCTGACGCGTTTTTCGACGAACTCGCATTATGTTGCACACCGACGTATGCAAACGCCAGAGAGCTCCTGGTCATTTCGATCTTGTAA
- a CDS encoding NIPSNAP family protein, translating to MADEKRFIGGTVENGKTVESEKRPVRNDVAQSGHEIAVLRHWRIKKGGYEEFRRVSEEGVWPFFEKIGARIVGMWKVVPPSGETELSPDWDEVYLLTRYASMAHWKMTREAARLGGNGPDWKKCREALRVRRSLTLEISAQFLEGGVSPGGPYFMPGLDERYQEI from the coding sequence ATGGCGGACGAGAAAAGGTTCATAGGCGGTACAGTTGAGAACGGAAAGACCGTTGAGAGTGAGAAGAGGCCAGTTCGGAACGATGTGGCGCAGTCAGGTCATGAGATTGCCGTGCTCCGTCACTGGAGGATCAAGAAAGGAGGTTATGAGGAGTTCCGCCGCGTCAGTGAAGAGGGGGTCTGGCCTTTCTTCGAGAAGATTGGAGCCCGAATTGTGGGGATGTGGAAAGTAGTGCCGCCGTCAGGCGAAACAGAACTCAGTCCGGATTGGGACGAGGTTTATCTCCTTACACGTTACGCCAGTATGGCTCACTGGAAGATGACGCGGGAAGCAGCGCGCCTTGGAGGCAACGGGCCTGACTGGAAAAAGTGCCGCGAGGCCTTACGTGTGCGGCGTTCCCTGACCTTGGAAATCTCGGCTCAGTTCCTTGAGGGCGGGGTAAGCCCGGGCGGTCCCTACTTCATGCCAGGACTGGACGAGCGTTACCAGGAGATTTGA
- a CDS encoding 4Fe-4S binding protein, producing MSLRRAIQLISLALFLFFLIVASTSFGSYLPVDSFLQLDPTHFMGTLVSARYFSLSFLTAILVLLITLVLGRIFCGYICPLGTTLDGTDKIFCPSHEKRPRLGNLRPIKYYIIAFLFGAAVLGVSLIFIAAPLSLITRFYGLVVYPVFALFADGILSIIQPLADRFGISSLVFAQIKTPRFATQFFILVFFAAIFASARFSPRFWCRYLCPSGALLALVSRKPLLRRRVTEDCTDCGKCVESCPMGAIPEDPCLTLHEECIVCRTCEKVCPVDAVAFTSEVPGQPSHGVEFSQTRRRFIASGLTGAVTAAISLTGLKAVSNQGALGQVADPRLIRPPGALPEKEFLSRCVRCGECMAACPTNTLQPIWFQAGFIGLFSPALNMRRGPCDPECIRCGEVCPTNAITNLLKNERIWAKLGTAVILRHACLAWEHQKKCLVCDEVCPFDAVVFKDEPEHEVPVPHVIEDRCAGCGYCEYFCPVQNQAAIVVTPMGALRQSRGSYEEEAKRQGLKLVLRPKDEYGLPESEEKDTRGPAPGFTE from the coding sequence ATGTCTCTCCGCCGCGCCATCCAGCTTATCAGCCTCGCCCTTTTTCTTTTTTTCCTAATAGTAGCTTCTACTTCATTTGGGTCTTACCTACCTGTTGACTCCTTTCTCCAGCTCGACCCAACCCATTTTATGGGAACGCTCGTCAGCGCCAGGTACTTTTCCCTGAGCTTTCTTACAGCCATTCTGGTGCTTCTGATCACCCTCGTGCTCGGCCGAATCTTTTGCGGATACATCTGTCCCTTGGGCACCACTTTGGACGGTACTGACAAGATATTCTGCCCTTCACATGAAAAACGGCCACGATTAGGAAACTTACGGCCGATCAAATACTATATCATTGCCTTTTTATTTGGGGCCGCCGTTCTGGGCGTCTCCCTCATCTTCATCGCCGCTCCCCTTTCGCTGATCACCCGTTTCTATGGATTGGTTGTCTATCCCGTTTTCGCGCTTTTCGCAGACGGAATCCTCAGCATCATTCAGCCTCTGGCTGACCGATTCGGTATCAGCAGCCTTGTTTTTGCTCAGATCAAAACCCCCCGTTTTGCCACCCAGTTTTTTATTTTGGTTTTTTTTGCCGCTATCTTTGCCAGTGCCAGATTTTCACCCCGTTTCTGGTGTCGCTACCTCTGCCCTTCAGGGGCGCTCCTGGCCCTTGTTTCCAGAAAGCCGCTGTTGCGCCGCCGCGTGACTGAAGATTGCACGGACTGCGGGAAGTGCGTTGAGTCTTGTCCCATGGGTGCGATCCCGGAAGACCCCTGTCTCACGCTTCATGAAGAATGCATCGTTTGTCGAACCTGTGAAAAGGTTTGCCCTGTTGATGCGGTCGCCTTTACCAGCGAGGTTCCCGGCCAGCCTTCTCATGGTGTTGAATTTTCGCAAACCCGCCGCCGGTTTATCGCTTCGGGACTGACTGGAGCTGTCACAGCCGCCATCAGCCTCACCGGGCTGAAGGCGGTTTCCAATCAGGGTGCGCTTGGTCAGGTTGCCGACCCAAGACTCATCCGGCCGCCAGGCGCTTTACCGGAGAAGGAGTTTTTATCGCGCTGCGTGCGCTGCGGCGAATGTATGGCTGCCTGTCCGACCAATACGCTTCAGCCGATCTGGTTTCAAGCTGGATTTATCGGTCTTTTCAGCCCGGCGCTCAATATGCGGCGCGGTCCGTGCGATCCTGAGTGTATACGCTGCGGTGAGGTCTGCCCGACAAATGCAATTACAAACCTGTTAAAAAACGAACGAATATGGGCCAAGCTAGGCACGGCCGTTATTCTGCGCCATGCGTGCCTGGCCTGGGAGCATCAGAAGAAATGTCTGGTTTGCGATGAGGTCTGTCCCTTTGACGCCGTGGTGTTTAAAGATGAACCGGAGCACGAGGTTCCTGTGCCGCACGTGATTGAAGACAGGTGTGCTGGCTGCGGTTATTGCGAATATTTCTGCCCGGTCCAGAATCAGGCCGCTATTGTCGTAACGCCCATGGGCGCGCTCAGGCAGAGTAGGGGTTCGTATGAGGAGGAAGCTAAACGTCAGGGGCTTAAACTGGTCCTCAGACCCAAGGATGAGTATGGTTTACCAGAATCAGAAGAAAAGGATACGCGCGGCCCGGCTCCTGGCTTTACCGAATGA